Proteins found in one Nocardia brasiliensis ATCC 700358 genomic segment:
- a CDS encoding Hsp70 family protein: MAVGLGLSIGTVNTVSALAEEGSSGAHPARWLRQLPSTQAPPGRRWPPRAQSITRRTTLTFDSTGLARVGMIPRHGRAITEFADLSQRSVVSARVGHRALSPADLVAVVAECLIGEALFDHPREAGHGVGIALTHPARYTDAHVGDLRAALDAIGLDHVALVAEPIAAATWLEADRGPLMPGLALVYDLGGASLDVTLVRVGAGCPRNPIVGEPLRSAEFGGRAFGALVASRAGHGLPSDSISGSVTGTTADELRTRHVRASLELVYKCLRIADVTMADVDCVLVVGGAARPVEVAQVLAGELARPVIAAPDPERTIADGAAIIGRRAAVAVEESAGKQHGKRRGGGAHRRAATRAMVFSQRTKRRLSRVALAAGLSVAGVGMALALPADGVIVGMAQLATLR, translated from the coding sequence ATGGCGGTTGGTCTGGGTTTGAGCATCGGCACGGTGAACACGGTTTCCGCCCTCGCGGAGGAAGGTTCGAGCGGCGCCCACCCAGCCCGCTGGTTGCGCCAGCTCCCCTCGACGCAGGCTCCGCCGGGCCGCCGGTGGCCGCCGCGTGCCCAATCCATCACCCGCCGCACCACACTCACCTTCGACAGCACCGGCCTCGCCCGGGTCGGCATGATTCCGCGGCACGGCCGCGCCATCACCGAATTCGCCGATCTCTCCCAGCGCTCCGTTGTCTCGGCCCGCGTCGGGCATCGGGCACTCTCGCCCGCCGACCTGGTCGCGGTGGTGGCCGAATGCCTGATCGGCGAGGCGCTGTTCGATCACCCCCGCGAGGCCGGTCACGGCGTCGGCATCGCGCTGACCCATCCCGCGCGCTACACCGACGCGCACGTCGGCGATCTGCGTGCGGCGCTGGACGCGATCGGTCTCGACCATGTCGCACTGGTCGCCGAGCCGATCGCCGCGGCAACCTGGCTGGAGGCCGACCGCGGCCCGCTCATGCCCGGCCTGGCGCTGGTCTACGACCTGGGCGGGGCCAGCCTCGATGTCACGCTGGTCCGGGTCGGGGCGGGCTGTCCCCGCAATCCGATCGTCGGCGAGCCGTTGCGCTCGGCGGAGTTCGGCGGCCGCGCCTTCGGCGCCCTGGTCGCCTCGCGCGCCGGGCACGGCCTGCCGTCGGATTCCATCTCCGGCTCGGTCACCGGGACCACCGCCGACGAGTTACGGACCAGGCATGTGCGGGCCTCGTTGGAACTGGTCTACAAATGCCTGCGCATCGCCGATGTCACCATGGCCGATGTCGACTGTGTGCTCGTCGTCGGCGGCGCGGCCCGGCCGGTCGAGGTGGCTCAGGTGCTGGCCGGCGAGCTGGCCCGGCCGGTCATCGCCGCACCGGATCCGGAGCGGACCATCGCGGACGGCGCGGCGATCATCGGCCGCCGGGCGGCGGTCGCCGTGGAGGAGTCGGCGGGCAAGCAGCACGGCAAGCGGCGCGGCGGGGGCGCGCATCGACGGGCGGCCACCAGGGCGATGGTGTTCTCGCAGCGGACGAAGCGCAGGCTGAGCCGGGTGGCGCTGGCAGCGGGGCTGTCGGTCGCGGGCGTTGGGATGGCGCTCGCCTTGCCCGCCGACGGGGTGATCGTGGGGATGGCGCAGCTCGCGACCCTGCGCTGA
- a CDS encoding AurF N-oxygenase family protein, producing the protein MSAAVTPPIDPDLEKAQEYAATLLLLSEGSVNKHFDPFDDIDWDNPDFDPNTGAHRWILPMSADPLGRHPWYLAQSDERKIAIGKYRQANVAKVGLQFESILISGMVTHNFGLPNGSPEFRYCSHEMIEEHNHTLMFQEMVNRIGDDVPGMGPLVRKFKYLGAPVAAWFPNLFFMAVLAGEEPIDHIQKAILRSDEDVHPIMRGVMAIHVAEEARHISFAHEFLKIHVPESNAFNRFVLSIAMPIVMWILGRSIFTPPRSFWKEFDIPDYVRKELFYGSKESKQEFSDFFGDVRTLAKDIGLMNPISKAVWKLLKIDGHTTRYRSEPLRAVKAG; encoded by the coding sequence ATGTCTGCAGCCGTGACGCCCCCGATCGACCCCGATCTGGAGAAGGCGCAGGAGTACGCCGCGACGCTTCTACTGCTCTCCGAGGGCTCGGTCAACAAGCATTTCGACCCCTTCGACGATATCGACTGGGACAACCCGGACTTCGACCCGAACACGGGCGCGCACCGGTGGATCCTGCCGATGTCGGCCGACCCGCTGGGCCGGCACCCCTGGTACCTCGCGCAGTCCGACGAGCGCAAGATCGCGATCGGCAAGTACCGCCAGGCCAACGTCGCCAAGGTCGGCCTGCAGTTCGAGTCGATCCTGATCAGCGGCATGGTCACGCACAATTTCGGCCTGCCCAACGGCTCGCCCGAATTCCGGTACTGCTCCCACGAGATGATCGAGGAGCACAACCACACCCTGATGTTCCAGGAGATGGTGAACCGGATCGGCGACGACGTGCCCGGTATGGGTCCGCTGGTGCGCAAGTTCAAGTACCTCGGTGCGCCGGTGGCCGCGTGGTTCCCCAACCTGTTCTTCATGGCGGTGCTGGCCGGCGAGGAGCCGATCGACCACATCCAGAAGGCGATCCTGCGCTCCGACGAGGACGTGCACCCGATCATGCGCGGCGTGATGGCCATTCACGTGGCCGAGGAAGCGCGGCACATCTCCTTCGCGCACGAGTTCCTGAAGATCCACGTGCCCGAGTCGAACGCGTTCAACCGGTTCGTGCTCTCGATCGCGATGCCGATCGTGATGTGGATCCTCGGCCGCTCGATCTTCACCCCGCCGCGTTCCTTCTGGAAGGAATTCGACATCCCGGACTACGTCCGCAAGGAACTGTTCTACGGGTCGAAGGAATCCAAGCAGGAGTTCAGTGACTTCTTCGGTGACGTGCGCACGCTGGCCAAGGACATCGGCCTGATGAACCCGATCTCCAAGGCGGTCTGGAAGCTGCTCAAGATCGACGGCCACACCACCCGCTACCGTTCCGAGCCGCTGCGCGCGGTCAAGGCCGGCTGA
- a CDS encoding FAD-dependent oxidoreductase: MPYIVTQSCCSDASCVYACPVNCIHPTPDEPDFLTADMLYVDPKACVDCGACATACPVDAIVSSKKLTEEQKPFIEINADFYRQARPRPLLAKPVPAAEIRTERQPLRVAIVGSGPSAMYAADELLTQPDVAVTVFDRLPVPYGLARHGVAPDHAKTRKVSELFDVISAQPGFASYLNVEVGAHVSHSELLDHFHAVIYAVGASADRKLGVPGEGLAGNVSATDFVAWYNGHPDHADRLFDLSQQRAVIVGNGNVALDVARILTSDPETLSGTDIAPYALRALRESKIEEVVILGRRGPLESAFTVPEFVGLLGSDVDIVIEGDLPELTEGLPYQVEQKLRLLHTVRNRPSGERKRIVFRYLASPTEIVGTDRVAGIEVSRNELVTDADGRTRAVATGATERLDAGLVLTSVGYRGVALPGLPFDDAASVIPNLNGRVLERVDGAVLPGTYVTGWIKRGPTGFIGTNKSCAQETVQQLADDYNAGRLPEPGGSAAEFDRLIRHRQPAVRVAGAAKRVGPVRRLLARS, translated from the coding sequence GTGCCCTACATCGTCACGCAGTCGTGCTGTAGTGACGCCTCGTGCGTGTACGCCTGCCCGGTGAACTGCATCCATCCGACGCCGGACGAGCCCGACTTCCTGACCGCGGACATGCTGTACGTGGACCCGAAGGCGTGCGTCGACTGCGGCGCCTGCGCGACCGCCTGCCCGGTGGACGCGATCGTGTCATCGAAGAAGCTGACCGAAGAGCAGAAGCCGTTCATCGAGATCAACGCCGACTTCTACCGGCAGGCCCGGCCGCGTCCGCTGCTGGCCAAGCCGGTGCCCGCGGCCGAGATCCGGACCGAGCGCCAGCCGCTGCGTGTGGCGATCGTCGGGTCCGGCCCGTCGGCGATGTACGCGGCGGACGAGCTGCTGACCCAGCCCGACGTGGCGGTGACCGTGTTCGACCGGTTGCCGGTGCCGTATGGGCTGGCCCGGCACGGTGTCGCGCCGGATCACGCGAAGACCCGGAAGGTCAGCGAGCTGTTCGACGTCATCTCGGCGCAGCCCGGCTTCGCGTCGTATCTGAATGTCGAAGTGGGCGCACACGTTTCGCACAGCGAACTGCTCGACCACTTCCACGCGGTGATCTACGCGGTCGGTGCTTCGGCCGATCGCAAGCTCGGCGTGCCCGGTGAAGGACTGGCAGGCAATGTCTCCGCCACCGACTTCGTCGCCTGGTACAACGGGCATCCCGATCACGCGGATCGGCTGTTCGATCTGTCGCAGCAGCGCGCGGTGATCGTCGGTAACGGCAACGTCGCACTGGACGTCGCCCGCATTCTGACCAGCGATCCGGAAACGTTGTCCGGCACCGATATCGCGCCGTACGCACTGCGGGCGTTGCGCGAGAGCAAGATCGAGGAAGTGGTGATCCTCGGGCGCCGCGGTCCCCTCGAATCCGCTTTCACCGTGCCGGAATTCGTCGGTCTGCTCGGTTCCGATGTGGACATCGTGATCGAAGGCGACCTGCCCGAGCTGACCGAGGGGCTGCCGTACCAGGTCGAGCAGAAGCTGCGGCTGCTGCACACGGTGCGCAACCGGCCGTCCGGCGAACGCAAGCGAATCGTGTTCCGCTACTTGGCTTCGCCCACCGAGATCGTCGGCACCGACCGGGTCGCGGGCATCGAGGTGAGCCGCAACGAGCTCGTCACCGACGCGGACGGGCGTACGCGGGCGGTGGCCACCGGCGCGACGGAACGGCTCGACGCGGGCTTGGTGCTCACCTCGGTCGGTTACCGGGGTGTCGCGTTGCCCGGCTTGCCCTTCGACGACGCGGCGAGCGTCATCCCGAACCTGAACGGCCGTGTGCTGGAACGGGTCGACGGCGCGGTGCTGCCCGGTACGTACGTCACCGGCTGGATCAAGCGCGGCCCCACCGGTTTCATCGGCACCAACAAGTCCTGCGCGCAGGAAACGGTGCAGCAGCTCGCCGACGACTACAACGCGGGTCGGCTGCCCGAACCAGGCGGCAGCGCAGCGGAATTCGACCGGCTGATCCGGCATCGGCAGCCTGCGGTGCGGGTCGCGGGTGCGGCCAAGCGCGTCGGTCCGGTGCGCAGGTTGCTGGCTCGCTCCTGA
- a CDS encoding SDR family NAD(P)-dependent oxidoreductase produces MTSRFADQVVLITGASSGVGKAVASRVAAEGAAVVLGARGKDAGERVAAEIRAAGGRALFVPTDVTVEQDVARLTEAAVTEFGRLDAAFNNAGAVNAFGPVAEIDEAGWRADLELNLTSVFYGLRHQVPALVATGGGAILNNASNLGVVGMGSVAPYVAAKHGVVGLTRAVALEAAEQGVRVNALVSGAVDTPAFRNSMGATPEGAAAIAAMHPLGRISTPAEIAGFCAFLLSAEAAFVTGAALAIDGGFTAR; encoded by the coding sequence ATGACATCACGGTTCGCGGATCAGGTCGTGCTGATCACCGGCGCCAGCTCCGGCGTGGGCAAGGCCGTCGCGTCGCGGGTGGCGGCCGAGGGCGCGGCGGTGGTGCTCGGCGCCCGCGGCAAGGACGCGGGCGAGCGGGTGGCCGCCGAGATCCGCGCCGCGGGCGGGCGGGCCCTGTTCGTGCCGACCGACGTCACCGTGGAACAGGACGTGGCCCGGCTCACCGAGGCCGCGGTCACCGAGTTCGGCAGGCTGGACGCGGCGTTCAACAACGCGGGCGCGGTCAACGCGTTCGGGCCCGTCGCCGAGATCGACGAGGCGGGCTGGCGCGCCGACCTGGAACTCAATCTGACGAGCGTGTTCTACGGCCTGCGGCACCAGGTGCCCGCGCTGGTCGCCACCGGCGGCGGCGCGATCCTGAACAACGCGTCGAACCTGGGCGTGGTCGGAATGGGCTCGGTCGCACCGTATGTCGCGGCCAAGCACGGCGTGGTCGGCCTGACCCGGGCGGTCGCGCTGGAGGCCGCCGAGCAGGGCGTCCGGGTGAACGCGCTGGTCTCCGGCGCGGTCGATACACCGGCGTTCCGCAATTCGATGGGTGCGACGCCGGAGGGTGCGGCAGCCATCGCCGCCATGCATCCGCTCGGCCGGATCAGCACGCCGGCGGAGATCGCGGGGTTCTGCGCGTTCCTGCTCAGTGCGGAGGCCGCTTTCGTCACCGGCGCCGCCCTGGCGATCGACGGCGGCTTCACCGCGCGCTGA
- a CDS encoding Hsp70 family protein encodes MTASVTGARTRPVVRSRRTAVTFDSAGGLRVGGIPQFTMAVTDFADLSRDPEPMIVGGRIWSPANLVAAVVNGLRTAEPSAAESGAVATYPATYSGKDVALLRQALDLSGAGDVELVPEPVAAAEWLEAEHGPLEPGFVLVYDLGGTSLDVTIVRVGPDWDDHPMVGKPVRSFDFGGRPLGAMIARYAHEAGPGAATSMLSMVDIDGLRAAHVYDTLEIVRDVVRSADLTLSDISRILVIGGASRPAEVARTLAELGRPLVVSADPGHTVAAGAALRAARTMALAASGGKQSAPRVAVFSSAAVVSAVAMSAVTVFGSPAGPDASPILEHFPGGDMPASDSALYDTSFDRIAGNHEAWIASPAGWTPPRSLAASTGLARPSAYSKFITPVAHSTPLGPTLAESRRGDHNEPRTYDTTDRYHGSPYANPAYFINPLPFGQPPVATPGTPGQPAVPIAGTPATPPAPGAIPPAPQPGATPAVPDPGTIPGVPATGPITDLPASGTATGTTPSTPGTSAGGTTSGGTSTPAAGGSTDTGGATTGGSTSGESTSGSTSGGSTSGGSTSGGSTSGGSDAGGSTSGGSDSGGSTSGGSTSGGSTSGGSTSGGSTSGGSTSGGSTSSGSTSSDSTSGGSTASGSTSDSSSSGGSSSGGSSSGGSKN; translated from the coding sequence ATGACGGCTTCGGTTACCGGTGCGCGAACCCGGCCCGTCGTGCGCAGCAGGCGCACCGCGGTGACCTTCGACAGCGCGGGCGGACTGCGCGTCGGCGGCATCCCGCAATTCACCATGGCCGTAACGGATTTCGCCGACCTGAGCCGAGACCCCGAGCCGATGATCGTCGGCGGGCGCATCTGGTCACCCGCCAACCTGGTCGCCGCGGTGGTGAACGGGCTGCGCACGGCCGAACCGAGCGCGGCCGAGTCCGGTGCGGTAGCCACCTATCCCGCAACGTATTCCGGCAAGGATGTGGCGCTGCTGCGGCAGGCCCTGGATCTGTCCGGGGCGGGCGATGTCGAGCTGGTGCCCGAACCGGTCGCCGCCGCGGAATGGCTGGAGGCCGAGCACGGCCCGCTGGAGCCCGGTTTCGTGCTGGTCTACGACCTCGGTGGAACCAGTTTGGATGTCACCATCGTGCGGGTCGGACCCGACTGGGACGACCATCCCATGGTCGGAAAGCCGGTGCGTTCCTTCGACTTCGGCGGGCGGCCCCTCGGTGCGATGATCGCGCGTTACGCGCACGAGGCCGGGCCGGGCGCCGCGACCTCGATGCTGTCCATGGTGGACATCGACGGTCTGCGCGCCGCACACGTGTACGACACGCTCGAGATCGTGCGCGACGTCGTGCGCTCGGCCGACCTCACCCTGTCCGATATCAGCCGCATCCTGGTGATCGGCGGTGCGTCCCGTCCCGCCGAGGTCGCCCGCACCCTCGCCGAACTCGGTCGCCCCCTGGTGGTTTCGGCCGATCCCGGGCACACCGTGGCCGCCGGGGCCGCGCTGCGGGCCGCGCGGACGATGGCGCTCGCCGCGTCCGGCGGTAAGCAGAGCGCCCCGCGCGTCGCGGTGTTCTCCAGTGCCGCTGTCGTTTCCGCGGTGGCGATGTCGGCGGTGACGGTGTTCGGCAGTCCGGCGGGGCCCGATGCGTCGCCGATCCTCGAGCACTTCCCGGGCGGCGATATGCCTGCCAGCGACAGCGCGCTGTACGACACCAGCTTCGACCGGATCGCGGGCAATCACGAAGCGTGGATCGCCTCCCCGGCGGGCTGGACGCCGCCGCGCTCGCTCGCCGCCTCCACCGGCCTCGCGCGCCCGTCCGCGTACAGCAAGTTCATCACGCCCGTCGCGCACTCGACGCCCCTCGGCCCGACCCTCGCCGAATCCCGTCGCGGGGACCACAACGAGCCCCGAACCTACGACACCACAGACCGATACCACGGGTCGCCCTATGCGAACCCGGCCTACTTCATCAACCCCCTGCCCTTCGGCCAGCCACCCGTCGCGACCCCCGGAACCCCCGGCCAACCGGCCGTGCCGATCGCAGGCACGCCCGCGACACCGCCGGCCCCCGGCGCCATCCCGCCCGCTCCGCAACCAGGAGCCACCCCCGCGGTGCCGGACCCCGGCACGATCCCCGGTGTACCCGCCACCGGCCCGATCACCGACCTGCCCGCCTCCGGAACCGCCACCGGCACAACCCCTTCCACCCCCGGCACCAGCGCCGGTGGAACAACCTCCGGCGGTACCTCCACACCCGCCGCCGGAGGTTCCACCGATACCGGTGGCGCCACGACGGGCGGAAGCACCTCGGGAGAGTCGACCAGTGGTTCCACTTCGGGCGGTTCTACTTCCGGTGGTTCGACCTCGGGTGGTTCGACCTCGGGTGGTTCCGATGCCGGTGGTTCCACCTCGGGTGGTTCCGATTCCGGCGGCTCCACTTCTGGTGGCTCCACTTCGGGCGGTTCGACGTCGGGCGGTTCCACTTCGGGCGGTTCGACGTCGGGCGGTTCCACTTCCGGTGGTTCCACATCAAGCGGATCCACGTCGAGCGACTCGACTTCCGGCGGCTCCACTGCCAGCGGCTCCACCTCCGACAGCTCCTCCTCCGGCGGTTCCTCATCAGGCGGTTCCTCGTCCGGTGGCAGCAAGAACTAG
- a CDS encoding HAD family hydrolase, giving the protein MTVGGPQLIALDVDGTLLDTGSPVSERVAAAVRAAIGAGAHVVVTTGRTVLTTRPVLAELGLVAGHALCSNGAVQVDVANGQPVAIEAFDPAPAVLALRALIPEMIFAVEKVGVGHWATGASPGEFSIGEYLLVDHGALSSEPTPRLNGWWPQGTLAQMRALLHELEVPGASWVHGEFGPWLTVSRRGVSKGWALERLRCALGVPHTATLAIGDGYNDREMLRWAAHSVAMDNAPDEVKTLATEVTATVHEDGVATVLERWFRP; this is encoded by the coding sequence ATGACAGTAGGGGGTCCGCAGCTTATCGCGCTGGATGTGGACGGCACGTTGCTCGACACCGGTAGCCCGGTGAGCGAGCGGGTGGCGGCGGCGGTGCGCGCGGCCATCGGGGCGGGCGCGCATGTGGTGGTGACCACGGGGCGGACCGTGCTGACCACCCGGCCGGTGCTCGCGGAGCTGGGCCTGGTGGCGGGGCACGCGCTGTGCTCGAACGGCGCGGTGCAGGTCGACGTCGCGAACGGACAGCCGGTCGCGATCGAGGCGTTCGATCCGGCGCCCGCCGTGCTGGCGCTGCGCGCATTGATCCCGGAGATGATCTTCGCGGTGGAGAAGGTGGGCGTCGGCCACTGGGCGACCGGTGCCAGTCCCGGCGAATTCTCTATCGGTGAATACCTTTTGGTCGATCACGGTGCTCTGAGCAGCGAGCCGACGCCGCGCCTGAACGGCTGGTGGCCGCAGGGCACGCTGGCGCAGATGCGCGCCCTGTTGCACGAGCTGGAGGTGCCGGGCGCGAGTTGGGTGCACGGCGAATTCGGCCCCTGGCTCACCGTTTCCCGCCGAGGCGTCTCGAAAGGCTGGGCGCTGGAACGTCTCCGCTGTGCCCTCGGCGTCCCGCACACCGCGACCCTGGCCATCGGCGACGGCTACAACGACCGCGAAATGTTGCGCTGGGCGGCACATTCCGTGGCCATGGACAACGCACCGGACGAGGTCAAAACCCTGGCGACCGAGGTGACCGCCACGGTGCACGAAGACGGCGTCGCCACCGTCCTGGAACGCTGGTTCCGGCCGTAA
- a CDS encoding anti-sigma factor, whose translation MTAEVHHRTGAYVLDALPDEARADFERHLLECPLCHVEVDALRPVAVWLATAVGSVSATAVQERVLAEIGTRRQVSGSASALGRTQIIPAVGELERTVVLPPLEQLSDNASPAEIDRRGWLARVWIGVAVAAAVVAVGLALVDRTAGPDTTVAAEQVRNARDAVTHTGVVFAGDGSATAVLSRSVGKVVVSATGLPAPGSGHGYQLWLIHADGTPRSAGMMHTSDTSTELTADLLRTTTALGITTEPTPGSPAPTSPPIVRIEIH comes from the coding sequence AGTCCACCACCGCACCGGCGCTTACGTTCTGGATGCGCTGCCCGACGAGGCGCGGGCAGACTTCGAACGCCATCTGCTCGAGTGCCCGCTCTGTCACGTCGAGGTCGACGCGTTACGGCCGGTCGCGGTGTGGCTCGCGACCGCCGTGGGCTCGGTATCGGCAACGGCGGTGCAGGAGCGGGTGCTCGCCGAGATCGGCACGCGCCGACAGGTTTCCGGCTCCGCGAGCGCACTCGGCCGGACTCAGATCATCCCGGCCGTCGGCGAGCTGGAACGCACCGTGGTCTTGCCGCCGCTGGAACAGTTGTCGGACAACGCTTCTCCGGCCGAGATCGATCGGCGCGGGTGGCTGGCGCGGGTCTGGATCGGCGTCGCGGTGGCCGCGGCCGTCGTCGCGGTGGGGTTGGCCCTCGTCGATCGGACCGCGGGACCGGACACGACGGTGGCGGCGGAGCAGGTCCGCAACGCGCGCGACGCCGTCACCCACACCGGTGTGGTGTTCGCCGGAGACGGTTCGGCGACGGCGGTGCTGTCCCGCAGTGTCGGCAAAGTGGTGGTGTCGGCGACCGGGCTTCCCGCGCCAGGTTCCGGGCACGGCTACCAACTCTGGCTGATCCACGCCGACGGCACGCCACGCTCCGCGGGCATGATGCACACCTCGGACACGTCCACCGAACTCACCGCCGATCTGCTCCGCACCACCACGGCACTCGGCATCACCACCGAACCGACCCCCGGCTCGCCGGCGCCGACCAGCCCGCCCATCGTCCGCATCGAAATCCACTGA